The window AAGATCTTAGTACTTATGAAGCTAAGTTGGCTGATTATATTATGTATTTGCAAGTATTCTTAACACGTACACAAAAAAAAGTTAAAGACCCACATTATCCTAAGTTTACTTATTTCAATTCAGAAGAACTTAAAGACGAACATACTGTTGAGAATTTAAAGTTCAATATCAAATTATTTCAAGATTATATCACCATCACTAAACCTATTGCTCAAGATGTATA of the Borrelia hispanica CRI genome contains:
- a CDS encoding BBA14 family lipoprotein yields the protein MKIQKIILLSRLISIFLIISCTTIASLIEEPTLPKTESLKDLSTYEAKLADYIMYLQVFLTRTQKKVKDPHYPKFTYFNSEELKDEHTVENLKFNIKLFQDYITITKPIAQDV